CTGGGTGGGTCTGGAGGCGGAAGTACACATTATGAGATGCTTGGAAGCTGCAAGATGGTCTGTGACTCTCTAACGCCCACCAATGAACTAACACCTGTTTCGCCTCCACCTCATGACACCTCTGGACGCAGAGGGGGAGGGAAGTCGGGTTCTCGTGGAAACCAAGGGCCACCAGGCCCACGTGGGCCACCTGGAAAACCAGGTCCACCTGGACCTCCAGGTCCAGGCCCAGGAGGATACATCCCATCGTTCTACAGCCCTAAAATGGCCTTTTATGCAGGTCTGCGCAAACAACATGAGGGGAGTGAGATACTTAAGTTTGATGATGTGGTGACAAATGTAGGGAATTACTATGAGCCTACCACTGGCAAGTTCACCTGCCCTCTTCCTGGAATCTACTTCTTCACTTATCATGTGCTCATGAGGGGCGGAGATGGAACTAGTATGTGGGCCGACCTCAAGAAGAATGGACAGGTAGGAGatgtgactgtgagtgtgtgagtgtgtgtgtgtgtgtgtgtacacaaagaTTGTGTTATTTAGAGCTGAATtgagaatgccttttaaattccaattcaaTTCCTGAATTAAATTCAGGTAGCAAACAAGATTTAAAAAATCTGTCAATTCATTTTAACTAGAAAAGCAAAGTTTTTCAAGACacaaaattaattttgaattCTTGTtttcagacagaaagatagaatgacagaatgatagatagatagatgtggaCTTGTGGACTGTgaccaattcaattcaaattccaaCTCTTAAATTGAAAGCCAATTGTTCATCTCTTAGTTTTGCCTATCCCTGGTAAAAACAGCCTTTGGGTTCATTCTACACAATGGTAGAGTTTGCTAACTAAGTTTTTAGAGCTACTTTAACTAGACTAAGTCAGAATGAACTGTAAAAGACTGAAatatcaaacaaatattaaattcacCAGAAGGATTAAggaatacatttaacatttaaataggaTCCAGAAAGGCTGCTACTCAATTATTCATCAGTAATTTTTTCAGCCTATCCTTCTGTAGACACCtacagagagagggaaaaaagacaATGCAAACATATATACAGATTTAGATAAGACAATGACAACTTAAAAAAAGCATATATCATAtgggttaaaatgtgttttgaacaGTCCATTTGGGACTGTTTAACagaataaaccatggttttatttgaACAGTCAGAAATAGCAAAAGGTTAACAGTTTCCAATGAAAAGAGGACAATTGTAACAAACGCAAATGCTCTCTATTTGACTCTCTGGAGAGGAACGAAATGCAACAGCTGGAGACAGTCCTCACAGGAGCCGTGGATTTagaataaatgaaaaagtaaGGAGAGAAAAAACCTCTCCATCTGGTGAAACATGACACGGATCTGGGATTCAGGCACTCTCAACTCAACCGCTCAGTTTTGATTTTTAGTAGTGGAACAGAAAGTGGGGATTATCCAAGGAGATAAAAATTCCCTTGGCAACATGTGTTTACATACACACAgtgtctctgtctttctcacacacactcacacacacacacacagattcctgGAGCTTTTGACCCTTTGTGACAGATATATCTGACAGGAAATGATGAAAACCCAATAATGAGTCTGTAGCAACCTGTCAGCTTCCCTTCATCACACTGCCATTAACATGACATAACACCTGCAATTATGCTCTTTGTCTGTTCATCATAAATGATCTAGCACAAAAGATACTGTTTGTTGTGAGTCCACAGGTTTGTGATCCAAAGAGTGTATCTGTGAAATACTAGTAATCGTACTAGCTATATGAACCTTCTCAGCTAAATGTACTGATTCAATCTCTTCACAAGCTCTGAGTGTGAAGCCAAACTACGCCAAACATATGCAGTATATTAGCCTTTTTTAAACCAGTGGATTTATCTTTCAAaaatgtaggaaaaaaaaaatcaattttcacaaaaaataaaaacatcgaACTACTGTTCGTCCTACATtgtaaaaatgcttaaaatgtgtTTGAAGTGGTAACATCtaatttaacttttaatatttattcaaaaatattatgttaatatgtgaaactggaccacaaaacaagtcataggtgtaaatttttcaaaattgagatttttatttcatatgaaagctaaataaataagctttccattgatttataGTTTGTAGGATAgggtaatataataataatacttggcCGAGCTACAACTAAGTGAcagtctttgtttttttgtggtgaaaatgggctttaaagttgtccaaatgaagccatacatattactaattaaaacttgcatttacaaaatatcttcttggaacatgatttttattcATATCCTAATGCATAAAAGAAAAGTGTATAGTTTTGAcccataacatttatttttggttattgctacaaatatacatgtGCAACTTAAGATGATTTTTTGATCCAGGGTCAAATATTAGAATATGACTGGATAAACcacaatacattaaataaacaattcaaaTTCATTTTCAAGGTTATGTTCAGATGGGAATCTAATTTGAGAAACTGCTGCAATCTAGCTTTTTGTGTATAGTTTAAAAGTCAAATTGGGACACGTTTTGAATGTAATATCAGATCAAAAGTTACTCTAATTGACTTTATGActaattgaaatattaataaaatacagaattttgTTAATGCTGTTACTCAGTTTGTTCCATTGAGGAGCAGAATGTCTATGCTACTCATTGCTGAAGTGGCTCTTGTGCTGCAGGCCAAATCCAGAATTTTAGGGATTCAACACAGCCTCCATAAAGTGGAGGATGAGATGCAGAAAGTCAGAAGACGAGGAGAGTAAGCTTAGGCAGTGTATGGCATGCTGTATTGCATATATTGTCATTCCACTGATCTCCTCTTGTGTTAAATCATTCATGTCTTTAAGATGAGATTCCCTCTTTTCCATCTgggccacacacaaacacacacacagagccacacTCTGCCAAATGTCTATCTCTGCCCTCATTAATTATCTCTCGCCTTAGCTAAATTATTTAACCCATCTCAAGGTCCACTCAAAGCATtctcacaaacatacacacaaccAAACCAACATGAGTTTGGATTCACtcaaaagggatagttcacccaaaaatgaaatttgctgtcatcatttactcatccttatggCCAAAAATTTTTCTTCTGTGGTACACCAAAGACAAAGACattttgaaaagtgttttttttttgttcacagaATTGACAAGCgatggggtccagtgttgttttggtcctcacactgtaaaaaacaatTTGTTGAATCAACTTTGTTACCCCACTTCCTTACAATTTTTCGGAAACATGCGTTTTTGAGTTGAAACAACAGTTTTACTAGTTAAATTAGCTTTCAGCTTAGTTGAGATCCAATAAACTTACATTTTCTAattattctacaaaaaaaaaaaaaaaagagttgaaacTGCAgtctcaaaattattttttacagtgcactgaCTTTATACTGACTCAAACAGTTCCGCCTTCTTTTTTGTTGAGAGGAAATAAAGccacgacatgagagtgagtaaacgaTGAAATACTTATTATTTTGAAAAGAAAGCTGTTAACTTCCCAATGTCACTGTTGTTT
This genomic window from Carassius gibelio isolate Cgi1373 ecotype wild population from Czech Republic chromosome A6, carGib1.2-hapl.c, whole genome shotgun sequence contains:
- the LOC128015154 gene encoding complement C1q-like protein 4 — protein: MVLVLLVAIPLLVHSTKLGGSGGGSTHYEMLGSCKMVCDSLTPTNELTPVSPPPHDTSGRRGGGKSGSRGNQGPPGPRGPPGKPGPPGPPGPGPGGYIPSFYSPKMAFYAGLRKQHEGSEILKFDDVVTNVGNYYEPTTGKFTCPLPGIYFFTYHVLMRGGDGTSMWADLKKNGQVRASAIAQDADQNYDYASNSVILHLDVGDEICVQLDGGKVHGGNTNKYSTFSGFLIYPD